A window of the Cucurbita pepo subsp. pepo cultivar mu-cu-16 unplaced genomic scaffold, ASM280686v2 Cp4.1_scaffold001003, whole genome shotgun sequence genome harbors these coding sequences:
- the LOC111786091 gene encoding uncharacterized protein LOC111786091, with protein sequence MLSTPFFFNFHPHQFGNHIEDFSSHLLFEATGDSEADSLVGHGSSTVSVEFNDAESCTDDTPAMRNEVQMYENDDDDENDEEVESKPIGFMTESSGSIDSAEEFKMLNEVEKNRLFWETCLAS encoded by the coding sequence ATGCTCTCAactcctttcttcttcaacttccaTCCTCACCAATTTGGCAATCACATTGAGGATTTTTCATCTCATTTGCTCTTCGAGGCGACGGGCGACTCCGAGGCCGACTCCTTGGTCGGCCACGGAAGCTCGACCGTCTCGGTGGAGTTTAACGACGCTGAATCTTGCACGGATGACACTCCTGCTATGCGTAACGAGGTCCAGATGTATGAAAACGATGACGATGACGAGAATGATGAGGAGGTCGAAAGCAAGCCAATTGGATTCATGACAGAGTCAAGTGGTTCTATTGATTCAGCTGAGGAGTTCAAAATGTTGAATGAGGTGGAGAAAAACAGGTTGTTTTGGGAGACTTGTTTGGCTTCATAA